One Helianthus annuus cultivar XRQ/B chromosome 12, HanXRQr2.0-SUNRISE, whole genome shotgun sequence genomic region harbors:
- the LOC110894689 gene encoding cytochrome P450 CYP72A219, whose product MEITTVSCVLGVAAICLFYIWRILNWLWFRPKKMEKFLKDQGLQGTPYRLLYGDLKEIMQMMNEAISKPMNLTHDIGHRASPFYHKSLTTIGMTCFTWMGTKPVVHVSEPTMIREVLANYNKYQKLRGGNPLIKLLVRGLIDAEGDQWVKHRKIINPAFHMEKLKHMVPTYYASCKEMIDKWEKILTNETSCEVDVWPYIQTFSSDVISHTSFGSSFEEGRKIFELQREQAKLTMKVVNSVYIPGSRFLPTKTNKRMKEINQQVKGLIKNIVNKRVVAMKAGEASHDDLLGILLDSNYKEIKQHGHINSGLSIDDVIEECKLFYFNGQETTGNMLVWTMILLGQYLEWQRRAREEVLHVFGEKKPDINGLSHLKVMNIIFNEVLRLYPPAILIRRLVHEETKLGNLTLPAGTLIQVNILILHHDKDMWGEDVNEFKPERFIEGVSMVTKGQATFLPFGGGPRICIGENYTMLEVKTALAMILQRFSFELSPSYSHAPLTMITLQPQFGAHLILHKL is encoded by the exons ATGGAGATCACCACAGTTTCTTGTGTTCTTGGAGTAGCAGCAATCTGCTTGTTTTATATATGGAGGATTTTGAATTGGTTGTGGTTCAGACCAAAGAAAATGGAGAAGTTTTTAAAAGATCAAGGACTTCAGGGTACCCCTTATAGATTGTTGTATGGAGATCTGAAAGAGATTATGCAAATGATGAACGAAGCCATATCCAAACCCATGAATCTTACTCACGATATCGGGCATCGCGCCTCGCCCTTCTACCACAAATCCCTCACCACTATTG GTATGACTTGTTTTACATGGATGGGAACAAAACCAGTGGTACACGTATCTGAACCAACTATGATACGAGAGGTGTtggctaattataataaatatcaAAAGCTAAGGGGAGGTAATCCATTAATAAAGTTGCTAGTTAGAGGATTAATTGATGCGGAGGGTGATCAATGGGTTAAACATAGAAAAATCATCAATCCTGCATTCCACATGGAAAAGCTCAAG CATATGGTACCAACCTATTATGCGAGTTGCAAAGAGATGATAGACAAATGGGAGAAAATTCTAACCAATGAAACCTCATGTGAAGTGGATGTGTGGCCTTATATTCAAACTTTTTCAAGTGATGTAATTTCACATACATCATTTGGTAGTAGTTTTGAGGAAGGGAGAAAGATATTTGAACTTCAAAGAGAACAAGCAAAACTAACTATGAAAGTCGTTAATTCAGTTTACATTCCAGGTTCAAG aTTTCTGCCAACAAAAACCAATAAGAGGATGAAAGAGATTAACCAGCAAGTGAAAGGTTTAATAAAGAACATAGTTAATAAACGAGTTGTTGCGATGAAAGCCGGGGAAGCTAGCCATGATGACCTTTTAGGCATACTTTTAGATTCCAACTACAAAGAAATTAAGCAACATGGGCATATCAATTCTGGTTTAAGCATTGACGATGTCATTGAAGAATGCAAACTTTTCTACTTTAATGGGCAAGAGACCACCGGAAATATGCTTGTTTGGACTATGATTTTATTAGGTCAATACTTAGAATGGCAAAGACGTGCTAGAGAAGAAGTTTTACATGTGTTTGGAGAAAAGAAACCAGATATTAATGGCTTGAGTCACCTAAAAGTT ATGAACATTATTTTCAATGAGGTTCTCAGACTATATCCACCAGCAATATTAATTAGACGACTAGTACATGAAGAAACCAAATTAGGTAACTTAACCTTACCGGCAGGAACCCTTATCCAAGTTAACATATTGATTCTTCATCACGACAAAGATATGTGGGGTGAAGATGTGAATGAGTTTAAGCCAGAAAGGTTTATAGAAGGTGTTTCAATGGTTACTAAGGGGCAAGCTACATTTCTTCCATTTGGTGGTGGCCCACGTATATGCATAGGCGAGAATTATACTATGCTGGAAGTGAAAACGGCTCTTGCAATGATTCTACAACGATTTTCTTTTGAGCTATCTCCATCCTACTCGCATGCTCCGCTCACAATGATTACTTTGCAACCTCAGTTTGGTGCTCACTTGATTCTACACAAACTTTAA